A window of the Cannabis sativa cultivar Pink pepper isolate KNU-18-1 chromosome X, ASM2916894v1, whole genome shotgun sequence genome harbors these coding sequences:
- the LOC115706704 gene encoding peptidyl-prolyl cis-trans isomerase CYP57, whose product MSAIYVLEPPTRGKVVITTTYGPLDIELWPKEAPKAVRNFVQLCLEGYYDNTIFHRVIKGFLVQGGDPTGTGTGGESIYGGVFGDEFHSRLRFKHRGLVACANEGSPNSNGSQFFMSLDRCDWLDRKHTIFGKITGDSIYNLTRLGEVETDKDDRPLDPPPKILSIEVLWNPFDDIVPRERVKSKDLSTSDTDNKDTKKKAVKKLNLLSFGEEAEEEEKELAAVKKKIKSSHDVLDDPRLLKDAIPNDELSSEAKQVRRGVQLSVREALNSKKEEFQKDSKVKSFSDDDDDDEDEDEANFDARMRQKIIKKRNQLGDLPPKPKSRNGGSKPKGRAVSPSRSDDEQPKMEKLSMKKKGIGSDVRAERMATANLDLQLLNEAERGRQLQKQKKRRLGGREDEVLARLEKFRKNVIQKPAEPSSKTGSGGTDEDVSDWKAVRLKFAPDSKDHMSRKEDVNDYVVVDPLLEKGKEKFNKMQAKQKRREREWAGKSLT is encoded by the exons ATGTCGGCGATTTACGTCTTAGAGCCTCCGACGAGGGGAAAGGTGGTCATCACAACCACGTACGGACCTCTCGACATCGAGCTATGGCCCAAGGAAGCGCCCAAGGCTGTACGGAACTTCGTCCAGCTCTGCCTCGAAGGTTACTACGACAACACAATCTTTCATCGCGTTATTAAGGGCTTTCTTGTTCAGGGCGGCGATCCTACCGGAACCGGCACAG GTGGTGAGAGTATATATGGAGGTGTTTTTGGTGATGAGTTTCATTCGCGTTTGAGATTTAAGCATAGAGGACTAGTTGCTTGTGCTAATGAGGGTTCACCCAATTCCAATGGGAGTCAGTTTTTCATGTCGTTGGACCGATGTGATTGGCTTGACCGAAAGCACACCATTTTCGGGAAG ATTACTGGGGATTCAATTTATAATCTAACGAGGTTAGGAGAAGTTGAGACTGATAAGGATGATCGTCCATTGGATCCACCCCCAAAGATATTATCAATTGAG GTATTGTGGAATCCATTCGATGATATTGTACCAAGAGAACGTGTAAAATCTAAGGATCTTTCAACAAGCGATACTGACAATAAGGATACAAAGAAAAAAGCTGTTAA AAAGTTGAATTTACTTTCATTTGGAGAAGAAGCTGAAGAAGAGGAGAAGGAATTAGCAGCTGTGAAGAAAAAAATCAAGAGCAGTCATGATGTACTCGATGATCCTCGTCTTCTGAAGGATGCTATTCCAAATGATGAATTG AGTTCTGAAGCCAAACAAGTAAGAAGGGGTGTGCAGTTATCCGTTAGAGAAGCTCTAAACTCGAAGAAAGAGGAATTTCAGAAGGATTCAAAAGTTAAATCTTTTagcgatgatgatgatgatgatgaagatgaagatgaggCAAACTTTGATGCTCGGATGCGGcagaaaataataaagaaaagaaatcaATTGGGAGATTTACCACCTAAGCCAAAATCGCGAAATG GAGGTTCTAAGCCAAAGGGACGTGCAGTATCTCCATCTAG GTCGGATGATGAACAACCTAAAATGGAGAAGCTCTCTATGAAGAAAAAAGGAATAGGATCAGACGTGAGAGCTGAACGTATGGCCACTGCGAATCTAGACTTACAACTATTGAATGAAGCTGAAAGAGGAAGGCAATTGCAAAAGCAGAAGAAGCGCAGACTTGGTGGACGTGAAGATGAG GTTCTAGCAAGACTAGAGAAGTTCCGGAAGAACGTAATTCAGAAACCTGCTGAACCAAGTAGTAAAACTGGAAGTGGTGGCACTGATGAGGACGTTTCTGATTGGAAAGCTGTTCGTTTAAAATTCGCTCCCGATAGCAAG GATCACATGTCGAGGAAGGAAGACGTCAATGACTATGTTGTTGTTGATCCACTTTTGGAGAAAGGAAAGGAGAAGTTCAATAAGATGCAAGCAAAGCAAAAACGACGAGAACGAGAGTGGGCTGGCAAATCGCTCACTTAA
- the LOC115706720 gene encoding U-box domain-containing protein 52 isoform X2 — protein sequence MASQFYPDDTIPPFNATAVAVEKDNKNSKAAVRWAIDNLMITNPFIILIHVRHKNYQSTSSSNSSESGDSDARSVFAPFRAYCARKAVVLKEVVLDDSDVAKAIVDYINKNCITNLVAGASQRNALTRKFKSIDVPSSIVKSAPDFCSVFVISKGKIVTAKNAQRPALNTAAPPRQPSPQGLPPCVPNEHGEVDHGARAQHMKGGMNKMIPVRERTKSAPSLLLLDNMDLVNNCHRSSFGRDSNAEESDIQGGFGMFGSMDITGQSFEFSTAPSPPRLSASRLSAREIEAEMKRLKLELKQTMDMYSSACKEAISAKNKARELSQWKLEESKKFEEARNAEEAALAAAEMEKAKCKAALEAAEIAQKMAEKEAQRRKQAEMIARREAEEKNRALTALSRNDFRYRKYSIEEIEAATEKFSESMKIGEGGYGPVYKGKLDHTPVAIKVLRPDAAQGRKQFQQEVEVLSCIRHPNMVLLLGACPEFGCLVYEYMNNGSLEDRLCQRGNTPPISWRKRFKIASEVATALLFLHQTKPEPLVHRDLKPGNILLDKNFVTKISDVGLARLVPPSVADQVTQYRMTSAAGTFCYIDPEYQQTGRLTTKSDIYSFGILLLQIITAKPPMGLAHHVSKAIEKGNFGDMLDPAITDWPIDETLAFANLALKCAELRKKDRPDLALDIVPQLKRLKDFGRTTTTTHPHNNTSNNSPTL from the exons ATGGCTTCCCAATTTTATCCGGACGATACCATTCCTCCGTTTAATGCCACCGCGGTGGCGGTTGAGAAGGACAATAAGAATAGTAAAGCCGCCGTTCGATGGGCTATCGATAATCTCATGATTACCAATCCCTTCATCATTCTCATTCATGTTAGACATAAAAATTATC AGAGcacaagcagcagcaacagCAGCGAATCGGGAGACTCCGATGCTCGCAGTGTTTTCGCTCCTTTCCGAGCATATTGTGCTCGAAAAGCG GTTGTATTGAAAGAGGTTGTTCTTGATGATTCTGATGTTGCTAAAGCAATTGTTGATTATATCAACAAGAATTGCATCACTAATCTTGTTGCTGGTGCATCTCAAAGAAATGCTCTTACAAG AAAGTTTAAGAGCATAGATGTGCCCTCTAGTATTGTGAAATCTGCACCAGATTTTTGTTCTGTGTTTGTGATATCGAAAGGGAAAATAGTAACCGCGAAAAACGCTCAAAGGCCTGCGCTCAACACCGCTGCCCCGCCTCGACAACCATCTCCACAAGGATTGCCACCTTGTGTTCCAAATGAACATGGTGAAGTTGATCATGGAGCTAG AGCACAACACATGAAAGGAGGGATGAATAAAATGATACCAGTAAGAGAGAGGACTAAAAGTGCACCTTCACTTCTATTGTTGGATAACATGGACCTTGTCAACAATTGCCACAGATCATCTTTTGGCCGCGATTCAAACGCCGAAGAAAGCGACATTCAAGGCGGTTTTGGTATGTTTGGATCAATGGATATCACAGGTCAAAGCTTTGAATTCAGTACTGCCCCAAGTCCACCAAGACTATCTGCATCTAGACTTTCAGCT AGAGAAATTGAAGCTGAGATGAAGAGATTAAAGCTTGAATTAAAGCAAACTATGGATATGTATAGCTCAGCTTGTAAAGAAGCAATCTCAGCAAAAAATAAG GCTAGAGAGTTGAGCCAGTGGAAGTTGGAGGAGAGTAAGAAGTTTGAAGAAGCAAGGAATGCCGAAGAGGCGGCTCTTGCAGCTGCGGAAATGGAAAAAGCAAAGTGCAAAGCTGCACTAGAAGCGGCCGAAATAGCACAAAAAATGGCTGAGAAGGAAGCACAAAGAAGAAAACAGGCGGAGATGATAGCGAGGCGAGAGGCCGAGGAGAAGAACCGAGCACTGACAGCCTTGTCTAGGAACGATTTTCGGTATAGAAAATACAGCATAGAGGAAATTGAAGCTGCAACTGAGAAATTCTCAGAGTCAATGAAAATTGGTGAAGGTGGTTATGGACCTGTTTATAAAGGCAAACTTGATCACACACCAGTTGCTATTAAGGTGTTAAGACCTGATGCAGCACAAGGAAGGAAGCAATTTCAACAAGAG GTTGAGGTTCTAAGCTGCATTAGACATCCAAACATGGTACTCCTCTTAGGCGCCTGTCCAGAATTCGGTTGCTTAGTCTACGAATACATGAACAACGGTAGCTTAGAAGACCGGCTATGTCAAAGAGGCAACACCCCACCAATCTCATGGCGAAAAAGATTCAAAATAGCATCAGAAGTAGCAACAGCACTTCTATTCCTACACCAAACAAAACCCGAGCCACTAGTACACCGCGATCTTAAACCTGGTAACATACTCTTAGACAAAAATTTCGTTACCAAAATAAGCGATGTTGGCCTAGCTCGGTTAGTACCACCGTCTGTAGCTGATCAAGTAACACAATACCGAATGACATCTGCAGCCGGGACATTCTGTTACATCGATCCAGAGTACCAACAAACCGGAAGATTAACAACAAAATCTGACATTTATTCCTTTGGGATCTTACTTCTTCAAATCATAACGGCTAAACCCCCAATGGGGTTAGCTCATCATGTTAGTAAAGCTATTGAGAAAGGAAATTTTGGTGATATGTTAGACCCTGCAATAACAGATTGGCCAATTGATGAAACTCTTGCTTTTGCTAATTTGGCATTGAAATGTGCTGAGTTGAGAAAAAAGGATAGGCCTGATCTTGCTTTGGATATTGTACCTCAACTTAAGAGGTTAAAAGACTTTGGAAggactactactactactcatCCACACAACAATACTAGTAATAATTCTCCTACTTTATAA
- the LOC115706720 gene encoding U-box domain-containing protein 52 isoform X1 produces the protein MASQFYPDDTIPPFNATAVAVEKDNKNSKAAVRWAIDNLMITNPFIILIHVRHKNYQSTSSSNSSESGDSDARSVFAPFRAYCARKAVVLKEVVLDDSDVAKAIVDYINKNCITNLVAGASQRNALTRKFKSIDVPSSIVKSAPDFCSVFVISKGKIVTAKNAQRPALNTAAPPRQPSPQGLPPCVPNEHGEVDHGARAQHMKGGMNKMIPVRERTKSAPSLLLLDNMDLVNNCHRSSFGRDSNAEESDIQGGFGMFGSMDITGQSFEFSTAPSPPRLSASRLSAQREIEAEMKRLKLELKQTMDMYSSACKEAISAKNKARELSQWKLEESKKFEEARNAEEAALAAAEMEKAKCKAALEAAEIAQKMAEKEAQRRKQAEMIARREAEEKNRALTALSRNDFRYRKYSIEEIEAATEKFSESMKIGEGGYGPVYKGKLDHTPVAIKVLRPDAAQGRKQFQQEVEVLSCIRHPNMVLLLGACPEFGCLVYEYMNNGSLEDRLCQRGNTPPISWRKRFKIASEVATALLFLHQTKPEPLVHRDLKPGNILLDKNFVTKISDVGLARLVPPSVADQVTQYRMTSAAGTFCYIDPEYQQTGRLTTKSDIYSFGILLLQIITAKPPMGLAHHVSKAIEKGNFGDMLDPAITDWPIDETLAFANLALKCAELRKKDRPDLALDIVPQLKRLKDFGRTTTTTHPHNNTSNNSPTL, from the exons ATGGCTTCCCAATTTTATCCGGACGATACCATTCCTCCGTTTAATGCCACCGCGGTGGCGGTTGAGAAGGACAATAAGAATAGTAAAGCCGCCGTTCGATGGGCTATCGATAATCTCATGATTACCAATCCCTTCATCATTCTCATTCATGTTAGACATAAAAATTATC AGAGcacaagcagcagcaacagCAGCGAATCGGGAGACTCCGATGCTCGCAGTGTTTTCGCTCCTTTCCGAGCATATTGTGCTCGAAAAGCG GTTGTATTGAAAGAGGTTGTTCTTGATGATTCTGATGTTGCTAAAGCAATTGTTGATTATATCAACAAGAATTGCATCACTAATCTTGTTGCTGGTGCATCTCAAAGAAATGCTCTTACAAG AAAGTTTAAGAGCATAGATGTGCCCTCTAGTATTGTGAAATCTGCACCAGATTTTTGTTCTGTGTTTGTGATATCGAAAGGGAAAATAGTAACCGCGAAAAACGCTCAAAGGCCTGCGCTCAACACCGCTGCCCCGCCTCGACAACCATCTCCACAAGGATTGCCACCTTGTGTTCCAAATGAACATGGTGAAGTTGATCATGGAGCTAG AGCACAACACATGAAAGGAGGGATGAATAAAATGATACCAGTAAGAGAGAGGACTAAAAGTGCACCTTCACTTCTATTGTTGGATAACATGGACCTTGTCAACAATTGCCACAGATCATCTTTTGGCCGCGATTCAAACGCCGAAGAAAGCGACATTCAAGGCGGTTTTGGTATGTTTGGATCAATGGATATCACAGGTCAAAGCTTTGAATTCAGTACTGCCCCAAGTCCACCAAGACTATCTGCATCTAGACTTTCAGCT CAGAGAGAAATTGAAGCTGAGATGAAGAGATTAAAGCTTGAATTAAAGCAAACTATGGATATGTATAGCTCAGCTTGTAAAGAAGCAATCTCAGCAAAAAATAAG GCTAGAGAGTTGAGCCAGTGGAAGTTGGAGGAGAGTAAGAAGTTTGAAGAAGCAAGGAATGCCGAAGAGGCGGCTCTTGCAGCTGCGGAAATGGAAAAAGCAAAGTGCAAAGCTGCACTAGAAGCGGCCGAAATAGCACAAAAAATGGCTGAGAAGGAAGCACAAAGAAGAAAACAGGCGGAGATGATAGCGAGGCGAGAGGCCGAGGAGAAGAACCGAGCACTGACAGCCTTGTCTAGGAACGATTTTCGGTATAGAAAATACAGCATAGAGGAAATTGAAGCTGCAACTGAGAAATTCTCAGAGTCAATGAAAATTGGTGAAGGTGGTTATGGACCTGTTTATAAAGGCAAACTTGATCACACACCAGTTGCTATTAAGGTGTTAAGACCTGATGCAGCACAAGGAAGGAAGCAATTTCAACAAGAG GTTGAGGTTCTAAGCTGCATTAGACATCCAAACATGGTACTCCTCTTAGGCGCCTGTCCAGAATTCGGTTGCTTAGTCTACGAATACATGAACAACGGTAGCTTAGAAGACCGGCTATGTCAAAGAGGCAACACCCCACCAATCTCATGGCGAAAAAGATTCAAAATAGCATCAGAAGTAGCAACAGCACTTCTATTCCTACACCAAACAAAACCCGAGCCACTAGTACACCGCGATCTTAAACCTGGTAACATACTCTTAGACAAAAATTTCGTTACCAAAATAAGCGATGTTGGCCTAGCTCGGTTAGTACCACCGTCTGTAGCTGATCAAGTAACACAATACCGAATGACATCTGCAGCCGGGACATTCTGTTACATCGATCCAGAGTACCAACAAACCGGAAGATTAACAACAAAATCTGACATTTATTCCTTTGGGATCTTACTTCTTCAAATCATAACGGCTAAACCCCCAATGGGGTTAGCTCATCATGTTAGTAAAGCTATTGAGAAAGGAAATTTTGGTGATATGTTAGACCCTGCAATAACAGATTGGCCAATTGATGAAACTCTTGCTTTTGCTAATTTGGCATTGAAATGTGCTGAGTTGAGAAAAAAGGATAGGCCTGATCTTGCTTTGGATATTGTACCTCAACTTAAGAGGTTAAAAGACTTTGGAAggactactactactactcatCCACACAACAATACTAGTAATAATTCTCCTACTTTATAA
- the LOC115706720 gene encoding U-box domain-containing protein 52 isoform X3: MLDIKIIVESTSSSNSSESGDSDARSVFAPFRAYCARKAVVLKEVVLDDSDVAKAIVDYINKNCITNLVAGASQRNALTRKFKSIDVPSSIVKSAPDFCSVFVISKGKIVTAKNAQRPALNTAAPPRQPSPQGLPPCVPNEHGEVDHGARAQHMKGGMNKMIPVRERTKSAPSLLLLDNMDLVNNCHRSSFGRDSNAEESDIQGGFGMFGSMDITGQSFEFSTAPSPPRLSASRLSAQREIEAEMKRLKLELKQTMDMYSSACKEAISAKNKARELSQWKLEESKKFEEARNAEEAALAAAEMEKAKCKAALEAAEIAQKMAEKEAQRRKQAEMIARREAEEKNRALTALSRNDFRYRKYSIEEIEAATEKFSESMKIGEGGYGPVYKGKLDHTPVAIKVLRPDAAQGRKQFQQEVEVLSCIRHPNMVLLLGACPEFGCLVYEYMNNGSLEDRLCQRGNTPPISWRKRFKIASEVATALLFLHQTKPEPLVHRDLKPGNILLDKNFVTKISDVGLARLVPPSVADQVTQYRMTSAAGTFCYIDPEYQQTGRLTTKSDIYSFGILLLQIITAKPPMGLAHHVSKAIEKGNFGDMLDPAITDWPIDETLAFANLALKCAELRKKDRPDLALDIVPQLKRLKDFGRTTTTTHPHNNTSNNSPTL, encoded by the exons ATGTTAGACATAAAAATTATCGTAG AGAGcacaagcagcagcaacagCAGCGAATCGGGAGACTCCGATGCTCGCAGTGTTTTCGCTCCTTTCCGAGCATATTGTGCTCGAAAAGCG GTTGTATTGAAAGAGGTTGTTCTTGATGATTCTGATGTTGCTAAAGCAATTGTTGATTATATCAACAAGAATTGCATCACTAATCTTGTTGCTGGTGCATCTCAAAGAAATGCTCTTACAAG AAAGTTTAAGAGCATAGATGTGCCCTCTAGTATTGTGAAATCTGCACCAGATTTTTGTTCTGTGTTTGTGATATCGAAAGGGAAAATAGTAACCGCGAAAAACGCTCAAAGGCCTGCGCTCAACACCGCTGCCCCGCCTCGACAACCATCTCCACAAGGATTGCCACCTTGTGTTCCAAATGAACATGGTGAAGTTGATCATGGAGCTAG AGCACAACACATGAAAGGAGGGATGAATAAAATGATACCAGTAAGAGAGAGGACTAAAAGTGCACCTTCACTTCTATTGTTGGATAACATGGACCTTGTCAACAATTGCCACAGATCATCTTTTGGCCGCGATTCAAACGCCGAAGAAAGCGACATTCAAGGCGGTTTTGGTATGTTTGGATCAATGGATATCACAGGTCAAAGCTTTGAATTCAGTACTGCCCCAAGTCCACCAAGACTATCTGCATCTAGACTTTCAGCT CAGAGAGAAATTGAAGCTGAGATGAAGAGATTAAAGCTTGAATTAAAGCAAACTATGGATATGTATAGCTCAGCTTGTAAAGAAGCAATCTCAGCAAAAAATAAG GCTAGAGAGTTGAGCCAGTGGAAGTTGGAGGAGAGTAAGAAGTTTGAAGAAGCAAGGAATGCCGAAGAGGCGGCTCTTGCAGCTGCGGAAATGGAAAAAGCAAAGTGCAAAGCTGCACTAGAAGCGGCCGAAATAGCACAAAAAATGGCTGAGAAGGAAGCACAAAGAAGAAAACAGGCGGAGATGATAGCGAGGCGAGAGGCCGAGGAGAAGAACCGAGCACTGACAGCCTTGTCTAGGAACGATTTTCGGTATAGAAAATACAGCATAGAGGAAATTGAAGCTGCAACTGAGAAATTCTCAGAGTCAATGAAAATTGGTGAAGGTGGTTATGGACCTGTTTATAAAGGCAAACTTGATCACACACCAGTTGCTATTAAGGTGTTAAGACCTGATGCAGCACAAGGAAGGAAGCAATTTCAACAAGAG GTTGAGGTTCTAAGCTGCATTAGACATCCAAACATGGTACTCCTCTTAGGCGCCTGTCCAGAATTCGGTTGCTTAGTCTACGAATACATGAACAACGGTAGCTTAGAAGACCGGCTATGTCAAAGAGGCAACACCCCACCAATCTCATGGCGAAAAAGATTCAAAATAGCATCAGAAGTAGCAACAGCACTTCTATTCCTACACCAAACAAAACCCGAGCCACTAGTACACCGCGATCTTAAACCTGGTAACATACTCTTAGACAAAAATTTCGTTACCAAAATAAGCGATGTTGGCCTAGCTCGGTTAGTACCACCGTCTGTAGCTGATCAAGTAACACAATACCGAATGACATCTGCAGCCGGGACATTCTGTTACATCGATCCAGAGTACCAACAAACCGGAAGATTAACAACAAAATCTGACATTTATTCCTTTGGGATCTTACTTCTTCAAATCATAACGGCTAAACCCCCAATGGGGTTAGCTCATCATGTTAGTAAAGCTATTGAGAAAGGAAATTTTGGTGATATGTTAGACCCTGCAATAACAGATTGGCCAATTGATGAAACTCTTGCTTTTGCTAATTTGGCATTGAAATGTGCTGAGTTGAGAAAAAAGGATAGGCCTGATCTTGCTTTGGATATTGTACCTCAACTTAAGAGGTTAAAAGACTTTGGAAggactactactactactcatCCACACAACAATACTAGTAATAATTCTCCTACTTTATAA
- the LOC115706720 gene encoding U-box domain-containing protein 52 isoform X4, whose protein sequence is MLDIKIIVESTSSSNSSESGDSDARSVFAPFRAYCARKAVVLKEVVLDDSDVAKAIVDYINKNCITNLVAGASQRNALTRKFKSIDVPSSIVKSAPDFCSVFVISKGKIVTAKNAQRPALNTAAPPRQPSPQGLPPCVPNEHGEVDHGARAQHMKGGMNKMIPVRERTKSAPSLLLLDNMDLVNNCHRSSFGRDSNAEESDIQGGFGMFGSMDITGQSFEFSTAPSPPRLSASRLSAREIEAEMKRLKLELKQTMDMYSSACKEAISAKNKARELSQWKLEESKKFEEARNAEEAALAAAEMEKAKCKAALEAAEIAQKMAEKEAQRRKQAEMIARREAEEKNRALTALSRNDFRYRKYSIEEIEAATEKFSESMKIGEGGYGPVYKGKLDHTPVAIKVLRPDAAQGRKQFQQEVEVLSCIRHPNMVLLLGACPEFGCLVYEYMNNGSLEDRLCQRGNTPPISWRKRFKIASEVATALLFLHQTKPEPLVHRDLKPGNILLDKNFVTKISDVGLARLVPPSVADQVTQYRMTSAAGTFCYIDPEYQQTGRLTTKSDIYSFGILLLQIITAKPPMGLAHHVSKAIEKGNFGDMLDPAITDWPIDETLAFANLALKCAELRKKDRPDLALDIVPQLKRLKDFGRTTTTTHPHNNTSNNSPTL, encoded by the exons ATGTTAGACATAAAAATTATCGTAG AGAGcacaagcagcagcaacagCAGCGAATCGGGAGACTCCGATGCTCGCAGTGTTTTCGCTCCTTTCCGAGCATATTGTGCTCGAAAAGCG GTTGTATTGAAAGAGGTTGTTCTTGATGATTCTGATGTTGCTAAAGCAATTGTTGATTATATCAACAAGAATTGCATCACTAATCTTGTTGCTGGTGCATCTCAAAGAAATGCTCTTACAAG AAAGTTTAAGAGCATAGATGTGCCCTCTAGTATTGTGAAATCTGCACCAGATTTTTGTTCTGTGTTTGTGATATCGAAAGGGAAAATAGTAACCGCGAAAAACGCTCAAAGGCCTGCGCTCAACACCGCTGCCCCGCCTCGACAACCATCTCCACAAGGATTGCCACCTTGTGTTCCAAATGAACATGGTGAAGTTGATCATGGAGCTAG AGCACAACACATGAAAGGAGGGATGAATAAAATGATACCAGTAAGAGAGAGGACTAAAAGTGCACCTTCACTTCTATTGTTGGATAACATGGACCTTGTCAACAATTGCCACAGATCATCTTTTGGCCGCGATTCAAACGCCGAAGAAAGCGACATTCAAGGCGGTTTTGGTATGTTTGGATCAATGGATATCACAGGTCAAAGCTTTGAATTCAGTACTGCCCCAAGTCCACCAAGACTATCTGCATCTAGACTTTCAGCT AGAGAAATTGAAGCTGAGATGAAGAGATTAAAGCTTGAATTAAAGCAAACTATGGATATGTATAGCTCAGCTTGTAAAGAAGCAATCTCAGCAAAAAATAAG GCTAGAGAGTTGAGCCAGTGGAAGTTGGAGGAGAGTAAGAAGTTTGAAGAAGCAAGGAATGCCGAAGAGGCGGCTCTTGCAGCTGCGGAAATGGAAAAAGCAAAGTGCAAAGCTGCACTAGAAGCGGCCGAAATAGCACAAAAAATGGCTGAGAAGGAAGCACAAAGAAGAAAACAGGCGGAGATGATAGCGAGGCGAGAGGCCGAGGAGAAGAACCGAGCACTGACAGCCTTGTCTAGGAACGATTTTCGGTATAGAAAATACAGCATAGAGGAAATTGAAGCTGCAACTGAGAAATTCTCAGAGTCAATGAAAATTGGTGAAGGTGGTTATGGACCTGTTTATAAAGGCAAACTTGATCACACACCAGTTGCTATTAAGGTGTTAAGACCTGATGCAGCACAAGGAAGGAAGCAATTTCAACAAGAG GTTGAGGTTCTAAGCTGCATTAGACATCCAAACATGGTACTCCTCTTAGGCGCCTGTCCAGAATTCGGTTGCTTAGTCTACGAATACATGAACAACGGTAGCTTAGAAGACCGGCTATGTCAAAGAGGCAACACCCCACCAATCTCATGGCGAAAAAGATTCAAAATAGCATCAGAAGTAGCAACAGCACTTCTATTCCTACACCAAACAAAACCCGAGCCACTAGTACACCGCGATCTTAAACCTGGTAACATACTCTTAGACAAAAATTTCGTTACCAAAATAAGCGATGTTGGCCTAGCTCGGTTAGTACCACCGTCTGTAGCTGATCAAGTAACACAATACCGAATGACATCTGCAGCCGGGACATTCTGTTACATCGATCCAGAGTACCAACAAACCGGAAGATTAACAACAAAATCTGACATTTATTCCTTTGGGATCTTACTTCTTCAAATCATAACGGCTAAACCCCCAATGGGGTTAGCTCATCATGTTAGTAAAGCTATTGAGAAAGGAAATTTTGGTGATATGTTAGACCCTGCAATAACAGATTGGCCAATTGATGAAACTCTTGCTTTTGCTAATTTGGCATTGAAATGTGCTGAGTTGAGAAAAAAGGATAGGCCTGATCTTGCTTTGGATATTGTACCTCAACTTAAGAGGTTAAAAGACTTTGGAAggactactactactactcatCCACACAACAATACTAGTAATAATTCTCCTACTTTATAA